One window of the Triticum dicoccoides isolate Atlit2015 ecotype Zavitan chromosome 3B, WEW_v2.0, whole genome shotgun sequence genome contains the following:
- the LOC119277866 gene encoding uncharacterized protein LOC119277866 — MAAIISTSYFSSQPHLPASSATATTSISKGRQPRRHRTGSCVMLEAASGGGAVGRTRSLTEEDLEELKGCLDLGFGFSYHEIPGLCGTLPGLELCYSMTRRFLDEQRTLVGQLEPAAVAAPPIPDWKISGPGDDPDQVKARLKYWAQTVACTVKLCS; from the exons ATGGCGGCCATCATCTCCACCTCCTACTTCTCCTCGCAGCCGCATCTGCCGGCGTCCAGCGCCACCGCTACAACCAGCATCAGCAAAGGCCGGCAGCCGCGGAGGCATCGGACGGGCAGCTGCGTCATGCTCGAGGCGGCCTCCGGTGGTGGCGCGGTGGGGAGGACCAGGAGCCTGACGGAGGAGGACCTGGAGGAGCTCAAGGGCTGCCTCGACCTCGGATTCGGATTCTCCTACCATGAGATCCCGGGCCTCTGCGGGACGCTCCCTGGTCTGGAGCTCTGCTACTCCATGACGCGGAGGTTCCTCGACGAGCAGAGGACTCTGGTCGGGCAGCTGGAGCCCGCCGCGGTGGCGGCGCCGCCCATCCCGGACTGGAAGATCTCCGGCCCTG GTGATGATCCAGACCAAGTGAAAGCTCGGCTCAAGTATTGGGCGCAGACAGTGGCATGCACAGTCAAACTCTGCAGCTAG